The following proteins are encoded in a genomic region of alpha proteobacterium U9-1i:
- a CDS encoding 2-isopropylmalate synthase, giving the protein MPDVSNRARVHIFDTTMRDGEQSPGAAMTQENKVELGAILDQMGVDIIEAGFPAASNGDFEAVRAVGSVLRNAVLCGLARSSPKDIERCAEALKSAPRGRIHTFISTSPIHRKHKLNMSQDQVLDAITASVTLARKFTDDVEWSAEDATRTERDFLRRSVEAAIRAGAKTINIPDTVGYSFPQEYGAIFADLIANVPGADAVIFSAHCHNDLGLAVANSLAAIQAGARQVECAVNGLGERAGNAALEEIVMALRVRGEDLPYETGIETPNLMRASQAVSRITGFPVQYNKAIVGKNAFSHESGIHQDGMLKHAQTYEIMLPEDVGQGTTSLVMGKLSGRHAFKNKLEELGYTLSDNAMGDAFHRFKDLCDRKRHVFDEDIVALVDDQIAHANDAIQVTRLRVIAGTEGPQTAEIDLSINGVSVWQTARGSGPVDAIFNAIKQAAPHEATLELYQVQAVTEGTDAQATVSVRLSANGRSVSGRSADADTLVASARAYVAALNRLMARTQAGNADAA; this is encoded by the coding sequence ATGCCGGATGTAAGCAATCGCGCGCGCGTTCACATCTTCGACACTACAATGCGCGACGGCGAGCAATCGCCAGGCGCTGCGATGACGCAAGAAAACAAGGTAGAGCTGGGCGCCATTCTCGATCAGATGGGCGTGGATATTATCGAAGCCGGCTTTCCGGCCGCCTCCAATGGTGATTTCGAAGCGGTCCGTGCTGTCGGCAGCGTGCTTCGCAACGCGGTGCTCTGCGGCCTGGCGCGGTCGTCGCCTAAGGACATCGAACGCTGCGCGGAAGCGTTAAAATCGGCGCCGCGTGGGCGCATTCACACCTTTATTTCTACGTCACCCATACATCGCAAGCACAAGCTCAACATGAGCCAAGACCAAGTGCTTGACGCGATCACCGCAAGCGTGACGTTGGCGCGCAAGTTCACCGATGATGTCGAGTGGTCCGCCGAGGACGCGACGCGTACCGAACGTGATTTTCTGCGCCGCAGTGTCGAAGCAGCCATTCGAGCTGGCGCGAAGACGATCAACATTCCCGATACGGTAGGGTATTCGTTTCCGCAGGAATACGGCGCGATCTTCGCCGATCTTATCGCCAACGTGCCAGGCGCCGATGCGGTGATCTTCTCCGCGCATTGCCACAACGATTTGGGGTTGGCGGTCGCGAATTCACTCGCGGCCATTCAGGCGGGCGCGCGGCAAGTGGAGTGCGCGGTCAATGGCCTCGGCGAGCGGGCAGGGAACGCTGCGCTTGAGGAAATCGTGATGGCGCTGCGCGTTCGTGGTGAGGATTTGCCCTACGAAACCGGCATCGAAACGCCTAATTTGATGCGCGCGAGCCAGGCGGTGTCGCGCATCACCGGCTTCCCGGTTCAATACAATAAGGCGATCGTCGGCAAGAACGCGTTCAGCCACGAAAGCGGCATTCACCAGGATGGCATGCTGAAGCATGCGCAGACCTACGAGATTATGCTCCCGGAGGATGTCGGCCAAGGCACGACGAGCTTGGTGATGGGCAAGCTGTCGGGCCGCCACGCGTTCAAGAACAAGCTTGAAGAATTGGGTTACACGCTGAGCGACAATGCCATGGGCGACGCGTTCCATCGCTTCAAGGATCTATGCGACCGCAAGCGCCACGTGTTCGACGAGGACATCGTCGCTTTGGTCGACGACCAGATCGCACATGCTAACGATGCTATCCAAGTGACGCGCTTGCGCGTTATCGCCGGTACTGAGGGGCCCCAGACTGCCGAGATTGATCTGTCGATCAACGGTGTGTCGGTGTGGCAGACCGCGCGCGGCTCCGGCCCGGTCGACGCGATCTTCAACGCCATCAAGCAAGCCGCGCCACATGAGGCAACGCTTGAGCTTTACCAGGTGCAGGCTGTCACCGAAGGAACTGATGCACAAGCGACGGTAAGTGTGCGACTCTCCGCAAACGGCCGTTCGGTGTCCGGTCGCTCGGCGGATGCTGATACCCTTGTCGCCAGTGCGCGTGCCTACGTCGCGGCGTTGAATCGGCTGATGGCGCGTACGCAAGCGGGTAACGCTGATGCCGCCTGA
- a CDS encoding acetolactate synthase small subunit, whose amino-acid sequence MVARSVPDSRTLAIVVDNEPGVLARVVGMFSARGYNIESLTVAETDRASHTSRITVVTNGEPSIIEQIKTQLERIVSVRQVIDVTLDPAGVVRELALLKVRASGQERIEALRVSEIFRAKVIDTTLESFIFEVTGSSDKIDAIIDLMRPLGLVEVSRTGVLSIHRGAETDQILTSEAVTATSTR is encoded by the coding sequence ATGGTTGCGCGCTCCGTCCCTGACTCTCGTACACTGGCGATTGTCGTCGATAACGAGCCGGGCGTCCTGGCGCGCGTTGTCGGCATGTTCTCCGCGCGCGGCTACAATATCGAGAGCTTGACGGTCGCGGAAACCGACCGCGCTTCGCACACGTCGCGCATCACGGTCGTCACCAATGGCGAACCCAGCATCATTGAGCAGATCAAGACCCAACTCGAACGCATCGTTTCGGTGCGGCAGGTCATTGACGTTACGCTCGATCCGGCCGGCGTGGTGCGTGAACTCGCGCTTCTCAAGGTGCGCGCGAGCGGCCAGGAACGCATCGAGGCGTTGCGCGTTTCGGAAATCTTCCGCGCCAAAGTGATCGATACGACGCTTGAAAGCTTCATCTTCGAAGTGACCGGCTCCAGCGATAAGATCGACGCGATAATCGATCTGATGCGACCGCTCGGCCTCGTCGAAGTCTCGCGCACCGGCGTGCTGTCGATCCATCGCGGCGCCGAAACCGATCAGATTCTCACCTCGGAGGCCGTGACGGCCACCTCAACACGCTGA
- a CDS encoding ketol-acid reductoisomerase — protein MPAQVYTNDDVNSDTLKGRRIAVIGYGSQGRAHAQNLRDSGFDVVAGVRKGGRGWQHATEDKIKTAEPAEAVEGADLISFLTPDMAQADVYKETIESRAAQGATLLFAHGFSVLYGRVTPRADMDVVLVAPKGPGDLVRREYARGRGVPALFAVHQNATGKARERAMAYAKGIGGASGGLIETTFREETETDLFGEQAVLCGGAKELVMAGFKTLTDAGYQPEVAYFECMHELKLIVDLFYEGGIGKMHDFISETAKYGAVVSGPRIITDETKARMKDVLGDIQSGAFAREWILENQAGKPRYNALLNADRAAPIEKTGAELRSRMAWLKTPTNS, from the coding sequence ATGCCAGCGCAAGTTTACACCAATGACGATGTCAACTCCGACACTTTGAAGGGCCGGCGCATTGCCGTCATCGGCTATGGCAGCCAAGGGCGCGCGCATGCGCAGAACTTGCGCGACAGCGGCTTCGATGTCGTCGCGGGTGTCCGAAAAGGGGGGCGCGGTTGGCAGCACGCCACCGAAGACAAGATCAAAACAGCGGAGCCGGCCGAGGCCGTGGAGGGCGCTGATCTCATCTCCTTTCTCACGCCGGACATGGCGCAGGCCGATGTTTACAAGGAAACGATCGAGTCGCGCGCGGCCCAAGGCGCGACATTGCTGTTCGCGCACGGCTTCTCAGTGCTTTACGGCCGCGTGACGCCGCGGGCGGACATGGACGTCGTCCTCGTTGCGCCGAAAGGGCCCGGCGATCTCGTCCGACGCGAATATGCGCGCGGCCGCGGCGTGCCGGCGCTGTTCGCGGTGCACCAAAACGCTACCGGCAAAGCGCGTGAGCGCGCGATGGCTTACGCCAAAGGCATTGGCGGCGCTTCGGGCGGTTTGATCGAAACCACTTTCCGAGAGGAAACCGAAACCGACCTGTTCGGCGAGCAGGCCGTGTTGTGCGGGGGCGCCAAGGAACTGGTGATGGCCGGCTTCAAGACGCTGACTGACGCCGGCTACCAGCCGGAAGTGGCGTACTTCGAATGCATGCACGAACTGAAGCTGATCGTAGACCTGTTCTACGAGGGTGGCATCGGAAAGATGCACGACTTCATCTCCGAAACCGCCAAGTATGGCGCTGTCGTTTCTGGCCCGCGCATCATCACTGATGAAACCAAAGCGCGGATGAAGGACGTGCTGGGCGATATTCAATCCGGCGCCTTCGCGCGCGAATGGATCCTGGAAAACCAGGCCGGCAAGCCGCGCTACAACGCTTTGCTCAACGCTGACCGTGCAGCGCCGATCGAAAAGACAGGCGCCGAGCTCCGCTCGCGTATGGCCTGGCTGAAAACTCCAACCAATTCCTGA
- a CDS encoding acetolactate synthase large subunit, translating into MTITATITNIHPPEAAAHVAVEMTGAEMVIRALKDQGVDTLFGYPGGAVLPIYDALFSHDDLRHILVRHEQGAGHAAEGYARSTGKVGVALVTSGPGATNIVTPLADALLDSIPMVVISGQVPTHLIGTDAFQECDTVGITRSCTKHNWLVSDVNELAAILHEAFYVAKSGRPGPVVVDIPKDIQFARGMYCPPSHAPKRAKRTVRALDPSAIERAVELMAFARRPIFYTGGGVINAGPRASAALRDLARETGFPVTSTLMGLGAFPAADPQWLGMLGMHGSWEANHAMHDCDVMICVGARFDDRVTGRLNAFSPHSKKIHIDIDPSSINKNVRVDVPVIADAGEALQALVAAWRARGKRGGDLKEWWKRIDGWRARKCFAYEQTGDVIKPQYAIERLYEATRGHDVYITTEVGQHQMWAAQYFRFEEPNRWMTSGGLGTMGYGLPAALGVQVAHPNALVIDIAGEASVQMTMQEMSTAVQHNLPIKIFILNNEWMGMVRQWQQLLHGERYSHSYSHALPDFVKMAEAFGCTGIRAERPEELDAKIKQMVETPGPVLFDCRVAREENCFPMIPSGKAHNEMILAGDVTVGAVDDAGKRLV; encoded by the coding sequence ATGACCATCACGGCCACCATCACCAATATCCACCCGCCAGAGGCGGCGGCCCACGTGGCTGTCGAGATGACTGGCGCCGAGATGGTCATTCGCGCGCTCAAGGATCAGGGCGTGGACACGTTGTTCGGCTATCCGGGCGGCGCGGTGTTGCCCATCTATGACGCACTGTTCTCACATGACGATCTGCGCCACATCCTGGTGCGGCATGAGCAGGGCGCCGGCCACGCTGCGGAGGGCTATGCGCGTTCCACCGGCAAGGTCGGCGTCGCGCTCGTTACGTCGGGGCCGGGCGCGACGAACATAGTCACGCCGCTCGCCGATGCACTGCTCGATTCAATTCCAATGGTCGTAATCAGCGGTCAGGTGCCCACGCATCTGATCGGCACCGACGCGTTCCAGGAGTGCGACACAGTCGGGATCACGCGTTCGTGCACCAAGCACAATTGGCTGGTGAGCGATGTGAACGAGCTCGCGGCGATTCTCCATGAGGCGTTCTACGTCGCAAAGAGCGGACGCCCTGGCCCGGTGGTCGTCGACATTCCAAAGGACATCCAGTTTGCGCGCGGGATGTACTGCCCGCCGTCGCATGCGCCCAAGCGTGCGAAGCGCACCGTGCGCGCTTTGGATCCAAGCGCCATCGAGCGCGCCGTTGAGTTGATGGCTTTTGCACGTCGGCCAATCTTCTACACCGGGGGCGGCGTGATCAATGCCGGCCCGCGCGCCAGCGCCGCTCTGCGCGACCTGGCGCGCGAAACCGGCTTTCCCGTCACTTCGACTCTGATGGGCCTTGGCGCCTTTCCGGCGGCCGATCCGCAATGGCTCGGCATGCTCGGCATGCACGGGTCGTGGGAAGCCAACCACGCGATGCACGATTGCGACGTGATGATCTGCGTTGGCGCGCGGTTCGATGATCGCGTCACCGGCCGGCTAAACGCCTTTAGTCCGCATTCGAAGAAGATTCACATCGATATCGATCCTTCCTCGATCAACAAAAACGTGCGCGTTGACGTTCCCGTGATCGCCGATGCGGGCGAGGCGCTACAGGCGTTGGTCGCGGCTTGGCGGGCGCGCGGCAAACGCGGCGGCGATCTGAAGGAATGGTGGAAGCGCATAGACGGCTGGCGCGCGCGGAAGTGCTTTGCCTATGAGCAGACCGGTGACGTGATCAAGCCGCAATATGCGATCGAGCGGCTCTATGAAGCGACGCGCGGTCACGACGTCTACATCACTACCGAAGTCGGCCAGCATCAGATGTGGGCGGCACAATATTTTCGTTTTGAAGAACCCAATCGCTGGATGACGTCCGGGGGGCTCGGCACCATGGGCTACGGCCTACCGGCGGCGCTCGGCGTGCAGGTGGCGCACCCGAACGCACTCGTGATCGACATTGCCGGCGAAGCCAGCGTGCAGATGACGATGCAAGAAATGTCCACGGCGGTGCAGCACAATCTGCCGATCAAGATTTTCATTTTGAACAATGAGTGGATGGGGATGGTGCGTCAGTGGCAGCAATTGCTGCACGGCGAACGCTATTCGCACTCCTATTCGCACGCGCTGCCGGACTTCGTGAAAATGGCGGAAGCCTTTGGCTGTACGGGCATCCGCGCCGAGCGCCCGGAGGAGCTCGACGCCAAGATCAAGCAGATGGTTGAAACGCCCGGCCCCGTGCTCTTCGATTGCCGTGTGGCGCGCGAGGAAAATTGTTTTCCGATGATCCCGTCTGGCAAGGCGCACAACGAAATGATCTTGGCGGGCGACGTCACAGTAGGCGCCGTCGACGACGCCGGAAAGAGATTGGTCTGA
- a CDS encoding hypothetical protein (outer membrane receptor proteins, mostly Fe transport) — translation MLRRRLSPPDHRKPPDIVRADARVRIAYSRALGAPHSGFLSMLFDKTPAPVLLGLALFALAAPAQAADETAEADTIIVTGHRDLVRETLPTTIEAASAEEIARSTSVLNAEDTLRYFPNIFVRKRHVGDTQAPITTRTSGVGASARSLIYADGVLLSALIGNNNSNASPKWGMVSPDEIDNVEVLYGPFSAAYSGNSIGAVVEIQTRMPDAFEASLNTAGSLQAFEQYGTDDTFSAHQLSAATGNRFGPISFWFGAQRTESDSHPLQYATATRPIAPSGAGAVTNGAFADVNRTGAPIVVLGAGGLEHQVQDNLKLRTRWEITSDTSLTYAVGRFANDTESSVQTYLRNGADQPVFAGGPLNIGGYAYTIAASAFSNGVYAFDEEHWMQSLALNHRGERLDWRIVASAYDYETSEQRTPSTALPVALTGGAGSITRFDGTGWINLDGKAVWRVSEAHELSFGAHLDRYELANNRFNTGDWISGAAGALASAARGETETHAVWAQDVWRINPAVTLIAGGRWETWEARDGLNFSASPALNVIQPALDATEFSPKTSLEWAIAADWSARVSLGRAYRFPTVGELYQAITTGATLTAPNPNLRPENAFSTEWSVERRFESGRVRASIFTETIEDALISQTAPLVVGSPTLFTYVQNIDEVESRGLELVGEYDNALVPGLSLSGSVTYVDPTIESDPSFPAAEGKQIPQVPNWRATFVATYRPDGRWVFTLAGRYSDRVYATIDNSDVVTHTYQGFDGYLVFDARAHLALNAHWSAALSVENLGAEDYFLFHPFPQRTLAAELQYRF, via the coding sequence TTGCTGCGCCGCCGCCTTTCTCCACCGGACCACCGCAAGCCGCCTGACATCGTTCGCGCGGACGCTCGCGTTCGCATTGCGTATTCGCGCGCGCTTGGCGCGCCGCATTCAGGCTTTCTTTCAATGTTATTCGACAAGACACCAGCGCCCGTTCTGCTCGGGCTTGCCCTCTTCGCTCTCGCCGCGCCGGCCCAAGCCGCGGACGAAACCGCTGAAGCTGACACGATCATCGTCACCGGACATCGTGACCTCGTCCGCGAAACGCTTCCAACAACGATTGAGGCGGCGAGCGCGGAAGAGATCGCGCGCTCAACCAGCGTTCTCAACGCCGAGGACACGCTGCGATACTTTCCGAACATCTTTGTGCGCAAACGCCATGTCGGCGACACGCAAGCGCCGATCACGACACGCACATCCGGCGTCGGCGCAAGTGCGCGAAGCCTGATTTACGCCGACGGCGTGTTGCTCTCGGCGCTGATCGGCAACAACAACTCGAACGCCTCGCCCAAATGGGGCATGGTTTCGCCCGACGAAATCGACAACGTCGAGGTGCTCTACGGCCCGTTCTCCGCCGCCTATTCCGGCAATTCGATTGGCGCGGTCGTTGAAATTCAAACCCGAATGCCGGACGCGTTCGAGGCAAGTTTGAACACAGCCGGCAGCCTTCAAGCGTTTGAGCAATACGGCACGGACGACACGTTCAGCGCCCATCAATTGAGTGCGGCAACGGGCAATCGCTTTGGCCCGATCTCGTTTTGGTTCGGGGCACAACGCACGGAGAGCGACAGCCATCCGCTTCAATACGCAACCGCGACACGCCCTATCGCACCAAGCGGCGCGGGCGCGGTGACCAATGGTGCGTTCGCCGATGTCAACCGCACCGGCGCACCCATTGTCGTGCTTGGCGCCGGCGGGCTTGAGCATCAGGTGCAGGACAATCTGAAGCTACGCACGCGCTGGGAGATAACGTCCGACACCTCGCTCACCTACGCGGTCGGTCGCTTCGCCAACGACACCGAGTCAAGCGTACAAACGTACTTGCGCAACGGCGCCGACCAGCCCGTGTTCGCTGGTGGGCCGCTCAACATCGGCGGCTATGCGTACACGATCGCGGCGAGCGCCTTCTCGAATGGAGTTTATGCATTCGACGAAGAGCATTGGATGCAAAGCCTCGCTCTCAATCATCGCGGCGAACGCTTGGACTGGCGTATTGTCGCCAGCGCCTACGATTACGAGACGAGCGAACAACGCACGCCATCGACGGCGTTACCGGTCGCACTCACGGGCGGCGCAGGTTCGATCACACGCTTTGATGGAACGGGCTGGATCAACCTTGACGGCAAGGCTGTCTGGCGCGTCAGCGAAGCACACGAACTCAGCTTCGGCGCGCATCTCGATAGGTATGAGCTTGCCAACAACCGCTTCAACACGGGCGACTGGATCAGTGGCGCCGCTGGCGCGCTGGCTAGCGCGGCGCGTGGCGAAACGGAAACGCACGCGGTTTGGGCGCAAGACGTCTGGCGTATCAATCCGGCGGTGACGCTGATCGCCGGAGGCCGCTGGGAAACCTGGGAAGCGCGCGACGGTCTCAACTTCTCCGCGTCTCCAGCGCTCAACGTAATTCAGCCCGCGCTTGACGCGACGGAATTCTCGCCGAAAACGTCGCTTGAATGGGCCATCGCAGCCGATTGGAGCGCTCGCGTATCGCTGGGCCGCGCGTATCGCTTCCCCACCGTCGGCGAGCTCTACCAAGCAATCACGACCGGCGCGACATTGACAGCGCCCAACCCCAATCTACGCCCCGAGAACGCGTTCTCGACGGAATGGAGTGTGGAGCGTCGCTTCGAAAGCGGGCGCGTGCGCGCGTCGATCTTCACCGAGACAATCGAGGACGCGCTCATTTCGCAAACGGCGCCGCTCGTCGTGGGTTCACCGACATTGTTCACCTACGTGCAGAATATCGATGAAGTAGAAAGCCGCGGCCTTGAGCTCGTTGGCGAATACGACAACGCCCTGGTCCCGGGCCTGTCACTGTCGGGCAGCGTGACCTATGTCGATCCGACGATCGAAAGCGATCCATCGTTTCCGGCTGCGGAAGGCAAGCAGATCCCGCAAGTACCGAACTGGCGCGCAACGTTCGTGGCGACCTATCGCCCCGACGGTCGTTGGGTGTTTACGTTGGCGGGCCGCTACAGCGACCGCGTCTATGCGACAATCGATAACTCAGACGTTGTCACGCACACCTATCAGGGCTTCGACGGTTATCTGGTGTTCGATGCGCGGGCGCACCTAGCACTGAATGCACACTGGTCTGCCGCGCTCAGCGTGGAGAACCTCGGTGCGGAAGACTATTTCCTCTTTCACCCGTTTCCGCAGCGCACGCTAGCCGCTGAATTACAGTATCGGTTCTGA
- a CDS encoding dihydroxy-acid dehydratase produces the protein MTDKNSLNEQPANRRSAVVTNGPNRAAARSYLRATGMDDAAFEQPMIAVVNTWSSVTPCNMHLAGLAEHVRTGVREAGAVPVDFNTIMVTDGISMGTPGMKASLISREVIADSIEIAVQGHQLDGVICIVGCDKTIPAAAMALARMDIPGLVLYGGTIMPGKIAGKDISIQEVFEAIGAHGAGTLDDAGLKSVESAACPAAGACGGQFTANTMAMALSLMGISPMGANDVPAVHPDKRHEAQRCGRLVVELTRKGHNARRFITRESLMNAAIATSASGGSTNAVLHLVAIAAEAGVDFTVEDCHAACEAAPVICDLKPGGRFLASDLFFAGGTRLVAKRMADAGKIKDTPTVSGRALFEEAAEAVETKGQNVITDFARPVMARGSYALLYGNVAPDGAVLKLAGHEIESFEGPARVFDAEEAAFDAVQDGKIKEGDVIVIRYEGPKGGPGMREMLQVTAALKGRGFKNIALITDGRFSGASYGFVAGHVSPEAAVGGPIALLREGDVIRIDVKARSIDANADFASRKFDPPKRPAPVGAFAKYAALVSSASRGAVTIPTQKAE, from the coding sequence ATGACTGACAAGAACTCTCTCAACGAACAGCCAGCCAACCGTCGCAGCGCGGTGGTCACCAACGGGCCGAACCGCGCCGCCGCGCGCTCTTACCTGCGCGCCACAGGCATGGACGACGCGGCCTTCGAGCAGCCGATGATTGCGGTGGTGAACACCTGGTCGTCGGTCACGCCGTGCAACATGCACTTGGCCGGCTTGGCTGAGCACGTCCGCACTGGTGTGCGCGAGGCCGGCGCCGTGCCGGTCGATTTCAACACCATCATGGTCACCGACGGTATTTCGATGGGCACGCCGGGCATGAAGGCGTCGCTGATCTCACGCGAAGTGATCGCGGATTCGATCGAGATCGCGGTGCAGGGCCATCAACTCGATGGTGTGATCTGCATTGTCGGTTGCGACAAAACCATCCCGGCCGCGGCGATGGCGTTGGCGCGCATGGATATACCGGGCTTGGTGCTCTACGGCGGCACCATCATGCCGGGCAAAATCGCCGGCAAAGACATCTCGATCCAAGAAGTGTTCGAAGCCATCGGCGCTCATGGCGCCGGCACTCTGGACGATGCGGGTTTGAAATCGGTCGAGTCCGCCGCGTGCCCGGCGGCGGGCGCGTGCGGCGGCCAGTTCACCGCCAACACTATGGCGATGGCGCTTAGCTTGATGGGCATTTCCCCTATGGGCGCCAACGATGTGCCCGCAGTGCATCCCGATAAGCGCCATGAAGCGCAACGCTGCGGACGCTTGGTGGTAGAGTTGACGCGCAAGGGTCACAATGCGCGGCGCTTCATCACCCGTGAATCGCTCATGAACGCTGCGATCGCGACTTCGGCGAGCGGCGGTTCAACCAACGCGGTGCTGCATCTGGTCGCGATCGCTGCTGAAGCCGGCGTGGATTTCACTGTCGAGGATTGCCACGCCGCGTGCGAGGCGGCGCCGGTTATCTGCGACCTGAAACCGGGCGGGCGCTTTCTCGCGTCAGACCTGTTCTTCGCCGGCGGCACGCGCTTGGTGGCAAAGCGCATGGCCGATGCCGGCAAGATCAAGGATACGCCGACGGTCTCTGGCCGCGCCCTGTTCGAAGAAGCTGCGGAGGCCGTCGAAACCAAAGGCCAGAACGTCATCACCGATTTCGCAAGACCGGTGATGGCGCGCGGCTCTTACGCGCTTCTCTACGGCAACGTCGCGCCCGACGGCGCGGTGCTGAAATTGGCCGGCCACGAAATCGAGAGCTTCGAAGGGCCCGCACGAGTGTTCGACGCGGAGGAGGCGGCGTTCGACGCCGTGCAAGACGGCAAGATCAAGGAAGGCGACGTGATCGTCATCCGCTACGAGGGCCCAAAAGGCGGCCCCGGCATGCGCGAGATGCTGCAGGTCACGGCGGCGTTAAAGGGGCGCGGTTTCAAGAACATCGCTCTGATCACAGACGGGCGTTTCTCTGGCGCGTCCTACGGCTTCGTCGCCGGGCACGTCTCGCCGGAAGCCGCCGTGGGCGGGCCAATCGCTCTGCTGCGCGAGGGCGACGTGATCCGCATCGACGTGAAGGCGCGCAGCATCGACGCCAACGCCGACTTTGCCTCCCGCAAATTCGATCCGCCGAAACGACCTGCGCCCGTCGGCGCGTTCGCGAAATATGCCGCCCTTGTTTCTTCCGCGTCGCGAGGCGCGGTCACCATTCCAACCCAGAAGGCAGAGTAA
- a CDS encoding 3-isopropylmalate dehydratase large subunit, translating to MFDKVWDAHVVAPETSDTPAILYVDLHLVHEVTSPQAFSELDARGLKVRRPDRTYATLDHSTPTALAGLDGRRPYVTAEAAAQVTALERNCANHGVPLAGWDSPDRGVVHVMAPELGLTQPGMVVVCGDSHTATHGAFGALAFGIGTSEVGHVLATQCLLQRKPRTMRVTVNGALRAGVSAKDLTLAVIARIGFGGGSGSVIEYAGSAVRALDMEGRMTLCNMSIEAGARAGMIAPDQKTIEFLRGRRHAPQGEAFDRAAAKWLALQTDPDATFDMEILIDGAEVQPMATFGTTPDAAIQIGAPAPHPRNDSDRKALAYMGFNAGEATTNHPVDVVFVGSCTNGRISDLRAAAEVLRGRKVKASVRMLVVPGSEAVKAQAEAEGLDRVFIDAGAEWRLPGCSMCIAMNGDVVAPGKLAVSTSNRNFEGRQGKGARTILASPATAAASAIAGVLTDPRAYMTEAEYA from the coding sequence TTGTTCGACAAAGTGTGGGACGCTCACGTCGTTGCACCGGAGACGTCGGACACGCCGGCGATTTTGTATGTCGATCTGCACTTGGTTCACGAGGTCACCAGCCCGCAGGCGTTCAGCGAGCTGGATGCGCGCGGGCTGAAGGTGCGACGCCCGGACCGCACGTATGCGACGCTGGATCATTCCACGCCAACCGCGCTGGCGGGCCTGGATGGCAGGCGGCCGTACGTGACAGCCGAGGCAGCCGCACAGGTGACGGCGCTTGAACGCAATTGCGCCAATCACGGGGTTCCGCTCGCGGGCTGGGATAGCCCCGATCGCGGCGTCGTTCACGTGATGGCGCCGGAGTTGGGTCTTACCCAACCCGGCATGGTAGTGGTCTGCGGCGATAGCCACACGGCGACGCACGGAGCGTTCGGCGCGTTGGCGTTTGGCATCGGCACTTCAGAGGTTGGCCACGTATTGGCCACTCAGTGCCTCCTCCAACGCAAACCGCGAACAATGCGCGTCACGGTCAATGGTGCGCTTCGTGCGGGCGTGTCCGCGAAGGACCTCACGCTTGCGGTGATCGCGCGGATCGGTTTCGGCGGCGGCTCCGGCTCTGTGATTGAGTATGCCGGCAGCGCAGTCCGCGCGCTCGACATGGAAGGGCGAATGACGCTCTGCAATATGTCGATCGAGGCGGGCGCGCGCGCCGGCATGATCGCGCCAGATCAAAAGACGATCGAGTTTCTAAGGGGCCGCCGACACGCCCCGCAAGGCGAGGCCTTCGATCGCGCCGCAGCGAAATGGTTGGCGCTGCAAACCGATCCCGACGCGACCTTCGATATGGAAATCCTTATCGACGGCGCCGAGGTCCAGCCGATGGCCACGTTTGGCACGACACCAGACGCTGCAATCCAGATTGGCGCGCCTGCACCACACCCTCGCAACGATAGCGACCGCAAGGCGCTTGCTTATATGGGCTTCAACGCCGGCGAAGCGACGACCAACCATCCCGTTGACGTCGTGTTTGTCGGCAGCTGCACCAATGGCCGTATTTCCGATTTGCGTGCCGCCGCGGAGGTTCTGCGCGGGCGTAAGGTAAAAGCCAGCGTGCGCATGCTGGTCGTGCCGGGCTCGGAAGCTGTGAAGGCCCAAGCCGAAGCCGAAGGACTCGACCGCGTGTTCATCGACGCCGGCGCAGAATGGCGCTTGCCTGGTTGTTCGATGTGCATCGCCATGAACGGCGATGTCGTCGCGCCGGGCAAATTGGCAGTCTCCACGTCGAACCGCAATTTTGAAGGCCGCCAAGGCAAGGGCGCGCGCACGATCCTCGCCAGTCCCGCCACAGCCGCCGCGAGCGCAATCGCGGGCGTGCTGACCGATCCGCGCGCGTACATGACGGAGGCGGAATATGCGTGA